Proteins encoded by one window of Nocardioides euryhalodurans:
- a CDS encoding GAF domain-containing protein: MVQDDGSARGPHLELDELLSQLIERAQGVRAAQNRLRGLLHANRAVVGDLSLSAVLRRIVEAACELVDAPYGALGVIAPDGTGLEEFIHVGMPEDAVASIGHLPEGKGLLGALIDDPRPIRLRDMRDDIRSVGLPAGHPPMRGFLGVPIRVRDEVFGNLYLASLSQANFDAEDEELVVALAATAGVAIENARLYEESRRRQVWLQASADVTRQLLSAESDGALAVIAERVAELATADVVTVVLPQVGGSGLTVAVAVGHKADQLRGLSYAVEGTLSELVLTTGRSAVLEDASDLTGPGQRSVHMSEIVPVGPVMGVPLAGTEGVRGALLVGRLQGRRPFSAADVEMADTFAHHASVALELADGRREAQRMSLFEERARIARDLHDHVIQQLFASGMMVQGVIATLDDTAAAEPLERVVDSIDDAIRQIRTSIFQLRPHRLPGTELRSEVLDVVADVTPSLGHAPHVQFVGPVDALGDEAMTDDVTAVVRELLSNVARHAGADRVDVAVEATGSTLGVTVTDDGVGPGVPSRCSGLSNLRHRAVARGGTFALAAAGPGGGARAVWEVPLP; encoded by the coding sequence GTGGTGCAGGACGACGGGTCCGCACGGGGGCCTCATCTTGAGCTCGACGAACTTCTGTCGCAGCTGATCGAGCGAGCCCAGGGGGTCCGCGCCGCACAGAACCGGCTCCGTGGCCTGCTGCACGCCAACCGGGCGGTGGTCGGGGACCTGTCCCTGAGCGCCGTGCTCCGTCGCATCGTGGAGGCTGCCTGCGAGCTGGTGGACGCGCCGTACGGCGCCCTCGGCGTGATCGCACCGGACGGGACCGGCCTGGAGGAGTTCATCCACGTCGGCATGCCGGAGGACGCGGTGGCCTCGATCGGTCACCTCCCCGAGGGCAAGGGCCTGCTCGGGGCGTTGATCGACGACCCACGCCCGATCCGGTTGCGTGACATGCGTGACGACATCCGCTCCGTGGGCCTCCCGGCCGGCCACCCGCCCATGAGGGGCTTCCTCGGAGTCCCCATCCGGGTTCGCGACGAGGTCTTCGGCAACCTCTACCTGGCATCGCTGTCGCAGGCGAACTTCGACGCCGAGGACGAGGAGCTCGTGGTCGCACTGGCCGCCACCGCGGGCGTGGCGATCGAGAACGCCCGGCTCTACGAGGAGTCCCGACGCCGCCAGGTCTGGCTGCAGGCATCGGCCGACGTCACGCGGCAGCTGCTCTCGGCGGAGAGCGACGGCGCGCTGGCTGTCATCGCCGAACGGGTCGCGGAGCTGGCGACCGCCGACGTGGTGACCGTGGTGCTGCCCCAGGTCGGCGGGTCCGGGCTGACGGTCGCGGTGGCGGTCGGGCACAAGGCCGACCAGCTCCGTGGTCTCTCGTACGCCGTGGAGGGGACCCTCAGCGAGCTCGTCCTGACCACCGGCCGGTCAGCGGTGCTGGAGGACGCCTCGGACCTCACGGGCCCGGGGCAACGGTCGGTGCACATGAGCGAGATCGTCCCCGTCGGGCCGGTGATGGGGGTTCCCCTCGCTGGCACCGAAGGGGTACGTGGCGCCCTGCTGGTCGGCCGGTTGCAGGGGCGTCGCCCCTTCAGCGCCGCGGACGTGGAGATGGCCGACACCTTCGCCCACCACGCCTCCGTAGCGCTCGAGCTGGCCGACGGGCGACGCGAGGCGCAACGGATGAGCCTCTTCGAGGAGCGGGCCCGGATCGCCCGGGACCTCCACGACCACGTGATCCAGCAGCTCTTCGCGTCGGGGATGATGGTGCAGGGTGTGATCGCGACGCTCGACGACACGGCTGCCGCCGAGCCCCTCGAGCGGGTCGTGGACAGCATCGACGACGCCATCCGGCAGATCCGGACCTCCATCTTCCAGCTGCGGCCACACCGGCTCCCCGGGACCGAGCTGCGATCCGAGGTGCTCGACGTCGTCGCCGACGTCACCCCGTCGCTGGGCCACGCTCCCCACGTCCAGTTCGTCGGTCCGGTGGACGCGTTGGGCGACGAGGCCATGACCGACGACGTCACCGCCGTGGTGCGGGAGCTGTTGTCGAACGTCGCCCGGCACGCCGGCGCCGACCGGGTCGACGTCGCCGTCGAGGCGACGGGGTCGACCCTCGGGGTGACGGTCACCGACGACGGGGTGGGCCCGGGTGTGCCCTCACGCTGCTCGGGCCTGAGCAACCTTCGGCACCGCGCCGTCGCGCGGGGCGGGACCTTCGCGCTCGCGGCCGCCGGGCCAGGGGGAGGGGCCCGCGCCGTCTGGGAGGTGCCGCTCCCGTGA
- a CDS encoding acyltransferase family protein → MDLTTAPAAGPGTGARNRVVDLVRVTALCGVVVGHWLKQGWYVDDAGSLQRTDLLTVAPWTHLLTWVLQVMPLFFLVGGYVNALSWRHARSRDAGYGTWLAGRVTRLTRPLLPLLGFWCAAALVAPFLGLDDGWLRIASSSSLTLTWFVAVYVVVVALVPMTLAAWDRWGPWTLAVGLVALPVDTASMLLGSSPVGALNLLLVWGTLHQLGYAWLDGAVGRRRSLLLAGGGLLCTAALVALGPYAVSMVGSQGPGVSNTQPPRATLLFLGTAMVGLVLAAEPVLQRLTRYAGVWRAVVVVEARVMTLYLWHPTALALLGAAALLLGGFGLHDRPDTTTWWAARPAWFAALLVTTIAIVSLVGRFEDPVPGTRECSPGLPLVAVVVTATSVGAVAAVGLGTGNGNGWLVGALSLVALTTVDALLRAPTARAPSSLPGPRGS, encoded by the coding sequence ATGGACCTCACCACAGCTCCGGCGGCCGGCCCCGGGACGGGTGCCCGGAACCGGGTCGTCGACCTGGTGCGGGTCACGGCCCTCTGCGGGGTGGTGGTGGGGCACTGGCTCAAGCAGGGGTGGTACGTCGATGACGCAGGGAGCCTGCAGCGCACCGACCTGCTGACCGTCGCTCCCTGGACGCATCTCCTGACGTGGGTCCTGCAGGTGATGCCTCTCTTCTTCCTCGTCGGCGGCTACGTCAATGCGTTGTCGTGGCGCCACGCGCGGTCGCGGGACGCGGGCTACGGCACGTGGCTGGCCGGTCGCGTCACCCGCCTGACCCGACCGCTGCTCCCGCTCCTGGGCTTCTGGTGCGCGGCGGCCCTCGTGGCACCGTTCCTCGGACTCGACGACGGGTGGCTCCGGATCGCCTCGTCGTCCTCGCTGACGCTGACCTGGTTCGTCGCCGTGTACGTCGTCGTCGTCGCCCTCGTGCCGATGACGCTCGCGGCGTGGGACCGCTGGGGCCCGTGGACCCTCGCGGTCGGGCTCGTCGCGCTCCCGGTCGACACCGCGAGCATGCTCCTGGGGAGCAGCCCGGTGGGCGCCCTGAACCTGCTGCTGGTCTGGGGCACCCTGCACCAGCTCGGCTACGCCTGGCTGGACGGCGCAGTCGGGAGGCGACGCAGCCTCCTCCTCGCCGGGGGCGGGCTGCTGTGCACCGCGGCACTGGTCGCCCTCGGCCCGTACGCCGTGTCGATGGTGGGCTCCCAAGGCCCCGGCGTGAGCAACACGCAGCCCCCACGGGCGACCCTGCTGTTCCTCGGGACCGCGATGGTGGGGCTGGTGCTCGCTGCCGAGCCGGTGCTGCAGCGGCTGACCCGGTACGCCGGCGTCTGGCGGGCCGTCGTCGTGGTCGAGGCGCGGGTGATGACCCTCTACCTCTGGCACCCCACCGCGCTGGCCCTCCTCGGGGCTGCCGCCCTGCTGCTCGGTGGCTTCGGCCTGCACGACCGGCCGGACACCACCACCTGGTGGGCCGCCAGGCCGGCCTGGTTCGCAGCCCTCCTCGTGACGACGATCGCGATCGTCTCGCTGGTGGGTCGTTTCGAGGATCCGGTGCCCGGCACCCGAGAGTGCTCGCCGGGCCTCCCCCTCGTCGCGGTGGTGGTCACGGCGACGTCGGTGGGGGCGGTGGCGGCGGTCGGCCTCGGGACCGGGAACGGGAACGGATGGCTGGTCGGCGCGCTGTCCCTGGTGGCGTTGACGACCGTGGACGCGTTGCTCCGCGCTCCCACGGCTCGGGCACCTTCCTCGCTGCCCGGGCCGAGAGGGTCCTGA
- a CDS encoding DUF1876 domain-containing protein, with the protein MHTRTWHVDVLLSEQDGRTGAEAVLRTDAGTVVRHRGTARKHPADRDVPEIGDELAVCRALSGLAHDLLEATVQDVEANDPSPRPAHISVDGS; encoded by the coding sequence ATGCACACGAGGACCTGGCACGTGGACGTGCTGCTGTCCGAGCAGGACGGGAGGACCGGCGCGGAGGCGGTGCTGCGCACCGACGCCGGCACGGTGGTGCGGCACCGCGGGACCGCACGCAAGCACCCCGCCGACCGGGACGTGCCCGAGATCGGGGACGAGCTGGCGGTCTGCCGGGCTCTCTCCGGGCTCGCGCACGACCTGCTGGAGGCGACCGTGCAGGACGTCGAGGCCAACGACCCGTCACCGCGCCCGGCGCACATCAGCGTCGACGGGAGCTGA
- a CDS encoding MFS transporter: protein MAHERSAATATSAGLVLLTLASGQFLMTLDSSVMNVSIAQVAEDVGTTVTGVQTAITLYTLVMATLMITGGKIGTLIGRRKAFSIGCVIYASGSLTTALAPSLTVLIIGWSFLEGIGAALIMPAIVALVAANFPAEERPKAYGLVASAGAIAVAAGPLIGGAVTTFWTWRLVFVGEVVLVGAILLLARKVRDVEPEESFGIDYVGVVLSALGLGLVVYGVLRSGEWGWVRPKEGGPDILGVSPTLALVVAGLVVLRLFLRWEDHVTAQGREPLVATRMFANPRLTGGLVMFFFQFLIQAGLFFTVPLFLSVALGLTALETGVRLLPLSVTLLIAAVGIPKLWPEASPRRVVALGLAALLAGIVSLIAALEVGVGPEAVTVPLLLAGLGVGALASQLGAVTVSSVPDEETGEVGGLQNTSTNLGASLGTALAGSVLIAALTSSFLQGVQDNPDVPDQVVAQAETELASGVPFVSNADLQEGLDAAGVSDAAAQAVIETNESARIAGLRLSLAVLAVMAALALFLTRLLPTQPAGRA from the coding sequence ATGGCGCACGAGAGGTCGGCCGCGACGGCCACGTCGGCGGGCCTCGTGCTGCTGACGCTGGCCTCGGGACAGTTCCTGATGACGCTGGACAGCTCGGTCATGAACGTGTCCATCGCCCAGGTGGCCGAGGACGTCGGGACCACGGTCACCGGCGTGCAGACCGCGATCACGCTCTACACCCTCGTCATGGCGACCCTGATGATCACCGGCGGCAAGATCGGCACCCTCATCGGGCGGCGCAAGGCGTTCTCGATCGGGTGCGTGATCTATGCGTCCGGTTCGCTGACGACCGCGCTCGCGCCGAGCCTGACGGTCCTCATCATCGGCTGGTCGTTCCTCGAGGGCATCGGCGCGGCGCTCATCATGCCGGCCATCGTCGCCCTCGTGGCGGCGAACTTCCCGGCGGAGGAGCGGCCCAAGGCGTACGGCCTGGTGGCGTCGGCCGGCGCGATCGCGGTGGCCGCCGGTCCGCTGATCGGCGGCGCCGTGACGACCTTCTGGACCTGGCGCCTGGTCTTCGTGGGCGAGGTCGTCCTCGTCGGTGCGATCCTGCTGCTGGCCCGCAAGGTCCGTGACGTCGAGCCCGAGGAGTCCTTCGGCATCGACTACGTCGGGGTGGTGCTCTCGGCCCTGGGCCTCGGTCTCGTGGTCTACGGCGTGCTGCGGTCGGGGGAGTGGGGCTGGGTCCGCCCGAAGGAGGGCGGGCCGGACATCCTCGGGGTCTCCCCGACGCTGGCGCTGGTGGTCGCCGGCCTCGTCGTCCTCCGGTTGTTCCTGCGCTGGGAGGACCACGTGACCGCACAGGGCCGCGAGCCCCTCGTCGCGACCCGGATGTTCGCCAACCCGCGGCTGACCGGGGGACTGGTGATGTTCTTCTTCCAGTTCCTCATCCAGGCCGGGCTCTTCTTCACGGTGCCGCTCTTCCTGTCGGTGGCACTGGGGCTCACCGCCCTCGAGACCGGCGTACGGCTGCTGCCGCTGTCGGTCACCCTGCTGATCGCCGCCGTCGGCATCCCGAAGCTGTGGCCGGAGGCCTCCCCGCGTCGGGTGGTCGCGCTCGGGCTCGCCGCGCTCCTCGCCGGCATCGTCAGCCTGATCGCCGCCCTCGAGGTCGGTGTCGGCCCCGAGGCGGTGACCGTCCCGCTGCTGCTGGCCGGTCTCGGCGTCGGTGCCCTCGCCTCGCAGCTCGGCGCGGTCACCGTCTCCTCGGTCCCGGACGAGGAGACCGGCGAGGTCGGCGGCCTGCAGAACACGAGCACCAACCTCGGCGCGTCGCTGGGCACCGCCCTGGCCGGGTCGGTGCTCATCGCCGCCCTGACGAGCAGCTTCCTCCAAGGGGTGCAGGACAACCCCGACGTGCCCGACCAGGTGGTCGCCCAGGCCGAGACCGAGCTGGCCTCCGGGGTGCCCTTCGTGTCCAACGCCGACCTCCAGGAGGGTCTGGACGCGGCCGGTGTGAGCGACGCGGCCGCACAGGCGGTGATCGAGACCAACGAGTCCGCCCGCATCGCCGGGCTCCGACTCAGCCTGGCAGTGCTCGCCGTGATGGCGGCCCTGGCCCTCTTCCTCACCCGTCTGCTGCCGACCCAACCCGCGGGACGGGCCTAG
- a CDS encoding zinc-dependent alcohol dehydrogenase family protein has product MDGSAPTRAPARMRAWRTRGDGHEQLRLEEVPTPLPRGDEVLVRVRACGVCRTDLHVTDGDLPLRRTPLVPGHEAVGDVVAVGPGATGRALGDRVGVAWLGRTCGSCRWCRRGAENLCRGSRYTGWDEDGGYAEYVAVAAPYTYLLPPATDPVQTAPLLCAGIIGYRALRRAHVPPGGRLGLYGFGASAHLTAQVALAQGVEVHVLTRDPDAQRLALDLGATSAGGAADQPPVPLDAAILFAPAGELVPVALAALDQGGTLALAGIHLSDVPPLDHQRHLFRERTLTSVTSNTRADGEELLTLAPRLGVRATVTRYPFERASQALTDLAHDRVSGAAVLVP; this is encoded by the coding sequence ATGGACGGCTCGGCACCCACGAGGGCCCCGGCCCGGATGCGCGCCTGGCGCACCCGGGGCGACGGCCACGAGCAGCTGCGGCTGGAGGAGGTGCCCACACCCCTCCCGCGGGGCGACGAGGTCCTGGTCCGGGTCCGAGCCTGCGGGGTCTGCCGCACCGACCTGCACGTGACCGACGGTGACCTCCCGCTGCGCCGGACGCCCCTCGTCCCCGGCCACGAGGCTGTGGGGGACGTGGTGGCGGTCGGGCCCGGGGCGACCGGGCGGGCGCTTGGGGACCGGGTGGGCGTCGCCTGGTTGGGCCGCACCTGCGGCTCCTGCCGCTGGTGCCGACGGGGCGCCGAGAACCTGTGCCGTGGCTCGCGCTACACGGGGTGGGACGAGGACGGCGGCTACGCCGAGTACGTCGCCGTCGCGGCGCCGTACACCTACCTGCTGCCTCCGGCGACGGACCCGGTGCAGACTGCCCCCCTTCTCTGCGCCGGCATCATCGGCTACCGGGCACTGCGCCGGGCCCACGTCCCGCCGGGCGGCAGGCTGGGCCTCTACGGGTTCGGAGCCAGCGCCCACCTGACCGCCCAGGTGGCGCTCGCGCAGGGTGTCGAGGTCCACGTCCTCACCCGGGACCCGGACGCGCAGCGGCTCGCCCTCGACCTGGGGGCGACGTCGGCCGGCGGGGCGGCCGACCAGCCGCCGGTCCCCCTCGACGCCGCGATCCTCTTCGCACCTGCCGGTGAGCTCGTCCCCGTGGCGCTGGCGGCCCTCGACCAGGGTGGGACGCTCGCGCTGGCGGGGATCCACCTCAGCGACGTACCGCCGCTGGACCACCAGCGGCACCTCTTCCGCGAGCGGACGCTCACGAGCGTCACGTCCAACACCCGCGCGGACGGGGAGGAGCTGCTCACGCTCGCGCCACGGCTCGGGGTCCGGGCGACGGTCACCCGCTACCCCTTCGAGCGGGCGTCGCAGGCCCTGACGGACCTGGCCCACGACCGGGTGTCCGGGGCAGCGGTGCTGGTCCCGTGA
- a CDS encoding response regulator, with translation MTAGESIRVYLLDDHEVVRRGLRTMLSSLPDVEVVGESGSAEEATARIPALRPDVAVLDGRLPDGTGIEVCRAIRSVDPSIAVLILTSYDDDEALFGAIMAGAAGYVLKQARGDDLVRAIRAVAAGHSLVDPRMTASLLERIRRGPAASLELAALSEREIELLGLIAQGLTNRQIGERMFLAEKTVKNYVSSILGKLGLERRTQAAVLATKLLRPDLDGATGPGSGT, from the coding sequence GTGACCGCCGGCGAATCCATCCGGGTCTACCTGCTCGACGACCACGAGGTCGTCCGCCGCGGTCTGCGGACGATGCTGTCGTCCCTCCCGGACGTCGAGGTGGTGGGGGAGTCGGGCTCCGCCGAGGAGGCCACCGCGCGGATCCCCGCGCTCCGTCCGGACGTCGCCGTGCTCGACGGACGCCTTCCCGACGGCACCGGCATCGAGGTGTGCCGGGCGATCCGGTCCGTGGACCCGAGCATCGCGGTCCTGATCCTGACGTCCTACGACGACGACGAGGCGCTCTTCGGCGCGATCATGGCGGGGGCTGCTGGCTACGTGTTGAAACAGGCCAGGGGAGACGACCTCGTCCGTGCCATCAGGGCCGTCGCTGCCGGCCACTCCCTCGTCGACCCGCGCATGACGGCCAGCCTGCTCGAGCGGATCCGACGGGGTCCGGCCGCCTCGTTGGAGCTCGCCGCGTTGTCGGAGCGGGAGATCGAGCTCCTGGGCCTCATCGCCCAAGGCCTGACCAACCGGCAGATCGGGGAACGGATGTTCCTCGCGGAGAAGACGGTCAAGAACTACGTGTCCAGCATCCTCGGCAAGCTCGGCCTGGAGCGGCGGACCCAGGCGGCCGTCCTGGCGACGAAGCTGCTCCGTCCCGACCTCGACGGGGCGACCGGCCCCGGGTCGGGGACGTGA
- a CDS encoding universal stress protein, whose protein sequence is MPEDNPAPVVVAVGHDPVESALAFAVVEARRRGCGVHLVHAVHHTHDGPDSVFVTESDRERMGRLALTSATERLEALADEGMAVSSDMVSGSIAAAAAASCADARMIVLEHRDLGRLQRVVTRSVASGVAARAHVPVVSVPSHWSPSHRHAAETTVTVGVDDPARSASLLRTAADAAAVAGASLCIVHAWAMPRAYEDLGTSPEDEERWAAQVTTGIQEVLDTIVDQVEGVTVRIVVRHAPPADALVETSRTSDLLVIGRHDPLLPVGSHLGPVARAVLREAECPVMMAGSGPGA, encoded by the coding sequence ATGCCCGAGGACAACCCCGCTCCGGTGGTCGTGGCAGTCGGCCACGATCCCGTCGAGTCCGCGCTGGCGTTCGCCGTGGTCGAGGCGCGTCGTCGCGGCTGCGGCGTTCACCTGGTCCATGCCGTGCACCACACCCACGACGGCCCTGACTCCGTGTTCGTCACCGAGTCCGACCGGGAGCGTATGGGTCGGCTGGCCCTCACGTCCGCGACGGAACGACTCGAGGCCCTGGCTGACGAGGGGATGGCGGTCAGCTCCGACATGGTGTCCGGGTCGATCGCCGCCGCCGCGGCGGCTTCCTGCGCCGACGCGCGCATGATCGTGCTTGAGCACCGTGACCTGGGACGGCTGCAGCGGGTGGTCACCCGATCCGTGGCGTCCGGGGTGGCGGCCCGGGCCCACGTGCCGGTGGTGTCGGTCCCGTCCCACTGGTCTCCCTCGCACCGACATGCGGCCGAGACCACGGTCACGGTGGGCGTGGACGATCCCGCACGATCGGCATCGCTGCTCCGCACCGCCGCCGACGCCGCTGCCGTAGCCGGTGCGAGCCTGTGCATCGTGCACGCGTGGGCGATGCCCCGCGCCTACGAGGACCTCGGGACCTCGCCCGAGGACGAGGAACGGTGGGCAGCCCAGGTCACGACCGGGATCCAGGAGGTGCTGGACACGATCGTGGACCAGGTGGAGGGAGTGACGGTGAGGATCGTGGTGCGCCACGCGCCACCTGCCGACGCCCTGGTCGAGACGAGCCGTACCTCGGACCTCCTGGTCATCGGTCGACACGACCCGCTGCTGCCGGTCGGCTCCCACCTCGGCCCCGTCGCGCGCGCGGTGCTGCGTGAGGCCGAGTGCCCGGTGATGATGGCGGGTTCCGGTCCGGGTGCCTGA
- a CDS encoding Fur family transcriptional regulator, producing MPTTDELEQLLRGATLRVTRPRLAVLEAVHDHPHADTDAIIAASRARLGVVSHQAVYDVLRALTTAGLVRRIQPSGSVARYESRVGDNHHHVVCRSCGTIADVDCAVGDTPCLTATSDHGFAIDEAEVVYWGTCPACSTAAPS from the coding sequence GTGCCCACCACCGACGAGCTCGAACAGCTGCTGCGCGGGGCCACCCTGCGGGTCACGCGGCCCCGGCTCGCCGTGCTCGAGGCGGTCCACGACCACCCGCACGCCGACACCGACGCGATCATCGCGGCCTCACGGGCGCGACTCGGGGTGGTGTCCCACCAGGCCGTCTACGACGTGCTCCGGGCGCTGACCACCGCGGGCCTCGTACGCCGGATCCAGCCCTCGGGCTCCGTAGCACGCTACGAGTCGCGGGTGGGCGACAACCACCACCACGTCGTCTGCCGCTCGTGCGGGACCATCGCCGACGTCGACTGCGCGGTCGGTGACACCCCGTGCCTGACCGCCACCTCCGACCACGGCTTCGCGATCGACGAGGCCGAGGTCGTCTACTGGGGCACCTGCCCCGCCTGCTCCACTGCAGCACCGTCCTGA
- the katG gene encoding catalase/peroxidase HPI, with amino-acid sequence MNVEEAGGCPVAAGKHPTEGGATNQGWWPNQLNLKILRKHPAVANPMGEEFDYAEAFATVDLGELKRDIEQVMTTSQDWWPADFGHYGPLFIRMAWHSAGTYRIEDGRGGAGAGMQRFAPLNSWPDNGNLDKARRLLWPVKQKYGQAISWADLMVLTGNVALESMGFETFGFAGGRADVWEPDEDVYWGPEQEWLGDERYTGDRELESPLAAVQMGLIYVNPEGPNGEPDPLAAARDIRETFRRMAMNDEETVALIAGGHTFGKTHGAADPEQYVGPEPEGADLAEMGFGWRNTYGSGKGRDAITSGLEVTWTDTPTRWSNGFFDHLFGHEWELEKSPAGAWQWVAKDAEATVPGPEQGDPPRRPTMLTTDLSLRMDPTYEQISRRFHENPAEFADAFARAWFKLTHRDMGPIQRYLGPEVPQEELLWQDRVPALDHALVGEAEVAALKETILGSGLTVAQLVSAAWGAASSFRGSDKRGGANGGRIRLEPQSGWEANDPDQLATVVRTLEGIRSEFNEGQSGGVRVSFADLVVLGGCAAVEKAAREAGHDVTVPFTPGRTDASQEQTDVESFSSLEPTADGFRNFLGKGHRLPAEYLLVDRANLLTLSAPEMTVLVGGLRVLGANQGGSTHGVLTERVGSLTNDFFRNLLDIGTTWHATSEARDVFEGRDAATGDVRWTGTRNDLVFGSNSELRAVAEVYASDDAGDKFVADFVRAWSKVMDLDRFDLV; translated from the coding sequence ATGAACGTCGAGGAGGCCGGGGGCTGTCCCGTGGCCGCCGGCAAGCACCCCACCGAGGGCGGCGCCACCAACCAGGGCTGGTGGCCCAACCAGCTCAACCTCAAGATCCTTCGCAAGCACCCGGCCGTCGCCAACCCGATGGGCGAGGAGTTCGACTACGCCGAGGCCTTCGCCACGGTCGACCTCGGGGAGCTCAAGCGCGACATCGAGCAGGTCATGACGACCTCGCAGGACTGGTGGCCCGCCGACTTCGGCCACTACGGCCCGCTCTTCATCCGGATGGCCTGGCACTCGGCCGGCACGTACCGGATCGAGGACGGCCGCGGTGGCGCCGGCGCCGGCATGCAGCGCTTCGCCCCGCTGAACAGCTGGCCCGACAACGGCAACCTCGACAAGGCGCGCCGCCTCCTGTGGCCCGTCAAGCAGAAGTACGGGCAGGCGATCTCGTGGGCCGACCTGATGGTCCTGACCGGCAACGTCGCCCTGGAGTCGATGGGCTTCGAGACCTTCGGCTTCGCCGGCGGTCGTGCCGACGTGTGGGAGCCCGACGAGGACGTCTACTGGGGACCGGAGCAGGAGTGGCTCGGCGACGAGCGCTACACCGGCGACCGCGAGCTCGAGAGCCCGCTCGCCGCCGTCCAGATGGGCCTGATCTACGTCAACCCCGAGGGCCCCAACGGTGAGCCCGACCCGCTGGCCGCGGCCCGCGACATCCGGGAGACCTTCCGCCGGATGGCGATGAACGACGAGGAGACCGTCGCCCTCATCGCCGGCGGCCACACCTTCGGCAAGACCCATGGTGCCGCCGACCCCGAGCAGTACGTCGGTCCGGAGCCGGAGGGCGCCGACCTGGCGGAGATGGGCTTCGGCTGGCGCAACACCTACGGCAGCGGCAAGGGCCGTGACGCGATCACCAGCGGCCTCGAGGTGACCTGGACCGACACCCCCACGCGGTGGTCCAACGGCTTCTTCGACCACCTCTTCGGCCACGAGTGGGAGCTCGAGAAGAGCCCCGCCGGTGCCTGGCAGTGGGTCGCCAAGGACGCCGAGGCGACGGTTCCCGGCCCTGAGCAGGGCGACCCGCCGCGCCGGCCCACCATGCTGACGACCGACCTCTCGCTGCGCATGGACCCGACGTACGAGCAGATCTCCCGGCGGTTCCACGAGAACCCCGCCGAGTTCGCCGACGCCTTCGCCCGTGCGTGGTTCAAGCTGACCCACCGCGACATGGGGCCCATCCAGCGCTACCTCGGGCCCGAGGTGCCGCAGGAGGAGCTGCTGTGGCAGGACCGCGTGCCGGCGCTGGACCACGCGCTGGTCGGTGAGGCCGAGGTCGCCGCGCTCAAGGAGACGATCCTCGGGTCCGGGCTCACGGTCGCTCAGCTCGTCTCCGCCGCCTGGGGCGCGGCATCGTCCTTCCGGGGCAGCGACAAGCGCGGCGGCGCCAACGGCGGCCGGATCCGGCTCGAGCCGCAGTCGGGCTGGGAGGCCAACGACCCCGACCAGCTCGCGACGGTGGTCCGCACCCTCGAGGGCATCCGGTCGGAGTTCAACGAGGGGCAGTCGGGAGGCGTCCGGGTCTCGTTCGCCGACCTCGTCGTCCTGGGGGGCTGCGCCGCGGTCGAGAAAGCGGCCCGCGAGGCCGGTCACGACGTGACGGTGCCGTTCACGCCCGGACGTACGGACGCGTCCCAGGAGCAGACCGACGTCGAGTCGTTCTCCTCCCTGGAGCCGACCGCCGACGGGTTCCGCAACTTCCTCGGCAAGGGCCACCGGCTCCCGGCGGAGTACCTCCTCGTCGACCGGGCCAACCTGCTGACGCTCAGCGCACCCGAGATGACCGTCCTCGTGGGCGGCCTGCGCGTGCTCGGCGCCAACCAGGGCGGCTCCACCCACGGCGTGCTGACGGAGAGGGTGGGGTCGCTGACCAACGACTTCTTCCGCAACCTGCTCGACATCGGGACCACCTGGCACGCCACCTCGGAGGCCCGGGACGTCTTCGAGGGCCGCGACGCCGCCACCGGCGACGTCCGGTGGACCGGGACCCGCAACGACCTGGTGTTCGGCTCGAACTCGGAGCTACGGGCGGTCGCGGAGGTCTACGCGAGCGACGACGCCGGCGACAAGTTCGTCGCCGACTTCGTCCGGGCGTGGTCGAAGGTCATGGACCTCGACCGCTTCGACCTGGTCTGA